In one window of Niallia sp. Man26 DNA:
- a CDS encoding nucleobase:cation symporter-2 family protein: MEKEMKETITEQKEKISVGKSIFLGLQQVLAMDLFIPPIILAGLLSFSVSDSALLIQMTFIACGIATIIQAGFAMRLPVMQGPSFVPLSALAAIGTTSGIGAMIGSLIPGALIVALLGYPLKVYSKVVRKIIPPIVAGTVIVVVGLSLMPSAINSIYTAEGSFGENILVATITAAVLIFCMYVGEKAKSKWRYIKIVSVVLALIIGSIVASFFGLVHFDSLKQAAWFQMPGLFSFGMPEFNLHAILVMVVVYFIVTIETTGTWFTVSKVTGEELDEKRLNGGALGEGLGCFVGSFFGGTPVTGYSSNAGIIAITGVKSRKPIIVGGVILVLLGMMPKLTSLIACIPSVVINGVFAILCVVIMMNGFKVIKDEAFTERNMLVIGVPIMLALFAVLMPADVLAGLPEIVTYFVSSGTAIGAIAALVLNLVLPQKKDDKVKVNDVSMNVN; the protein is encoded by the coding sequence ATGGAAAAAGAGATGAAGGAGACTATCACGGAACAAAAAGAAAAAATTTCCGTTGGCAAGTCGATTTTTCTAGGTTTACAGCAAGTATTAGCAATGGATTTATTTATTCCGCCAATTATTTTGGCCGGGTTACTTTCTTTTTCCGTATCAGATAGTGCCTTATTGATTCAAATGACGTTTATCGCATGCGGAATTGCCACGATTATTCAAGCAGGATTTGCCATGAGGCTTCCAGTTATGCAAGGGCCGTCTTTTGTCCCATTAAGTGCATTAGCAGCGATTGGCACAACGTCAGGTATCGGTGCCATGATTGGCAGTTTAATTCCTGGTGCATTAATTGTTGCTTTATTAGGTTATCCGCTCAAGGTTTATAGCAAGGTTGTCAGAAAAATCATACCGCCAATCGTTGCAGGAACGGTTATAGTGGTTGTTGGCCTTTCGTTAATGCCGAGTGCCATCAACTCCATTTATACAGCAGAAGGCAGCTTTGGAGAGAATATTCTAGTAGCTACCATTACTGCGGCTGTTCTTATCTTCTGTATGTATGTCGGAGAAAAAGCTAAATCCAAATGGAGATATATTAAAATTGTATCAGTTGTTTTAGCACTTATTATTGGCTCTATTGTTGCGTCATTCTTTGGATTAGTTCATTTTGATTCGTTAAAGCAAGCAGCATGGTTCCAAATGCCAGGTCTATTTTCTTTCGGTATGCCAGAGTTTAATCTGCATGCCATTCTAGTAATGGTCGTTGTTTACTTTATTGTCACTATTGAAACTACTGGAACATGGTTTACTGTCAGTAAAGTAACTGGAGAAGAGCTAGATGAAAAGCGATTAAATGGCGGCGCTCTTGGGGAAGGGTTAGGCTGTTTCGTTGGTTCCTTCTTTGGGGGGACACCTGTAACAGGTTATTCTTCTAATGCAGGTATTATCGCGATAACTGGGGTGAAAAGCCGTAAACCAATTATTGTTGGTGGAGTAATCTTAGTGCTGCTTGGCATGATGCCAAAGCTTACAAGCTTAATTGCCTGTATCCCAAGTGTAGTAATTAATGGTGTGTTTGCGATTTTATGTGTTGTTATCATGATGAATGGTTTTAAAGTTATTAAAGATGAAGCATTTACAGAAAGAAATATGCTTGTTATCGGTGTGCCGATTATGCTTGCATTATTCGCTGTATTAATGCCTGCAGATGTGTTAGCTGGATTGCCAGAAATCGTTACTTATTTTGTATCATCTGGAACAGCTATCGGAGCGATTGCTGCATTAGTTCTGAACCTAGTGCTTCCACAGAAAAAAGACGATAAAGTAAAAGTTAATGATGTTTCCATGAACGTAAACTAG
- the guaD gene encoding guanine deaminase — translation MINYTYIFHGTAFTSYSPEKVNILKNHLFFVNAEGLIEKIVSPEEVDYASLLTAHKEDANFRQLDEGQYFLPGFVDLHVHAPQWAQSGTALDLPLYDWLHTYTFPLEAKYADLSFAETVYEDLVSTLLANGTTTVLYFATVHKEASLLLAEICAKKGQRGLVGKVVMDDPEQNPLYYRDADTETALKDTEEFILAVQELAKDVKQGVYPVVTPRFIPSCSDEALKGLGDLAAKYDTHIQSHCSESDWAHQYVKDRLQKNDAFALNDFGLLGEKSVMAHCNFLDDNDAALFASTGTAISHCPLSNAYFANSVLPLKRFQAMGIDIGLGTDISAGATPSIYDNAKQAVVSSRMLEDGVSTALSAEERGVPDSRISIHEAFYLATAGGGESLSLPIGKIAENYSWDVQIIDTKAPAAKLPIFNSEEELDDIFQKILYLVRPENIKEVWVQGEKVHSR, via the coding sequence ATTATTAATTATACGTATATTTTTCACGGCACTGCATTCACTAGTTATTCTCCTGAAAAAGTAAATATCTTGAAAAACCATCTCTTCTTTGTAAATGCTGAAGGCTTAATCGAAAAGATTGTTAGCCCTGAAGAAGTGGATTATGCTTCCCTTTTAACTGCACACAAAGAAGATGCCAACTTTCGGCAATTAGATGAAGGCCAATATTTTTTACCTGGTTTTGTCGACTTACATGTTCACGCTCCGCAGTGGGCACAATCAGGGACTGCCCTTGATCTCCCGCTATATGATTGGCTGCATACGTATACTTTCCCCCTTGAAGCAAAATATGCAGATTTATCATTTGCTGAGACAGTATATGAAGATTTAGTTAGCACCTTACTCGCCAATGGAACTACAACTGTGCTTTATTTCGCGACAGTTCACAAAGAAGCAAGCTTATTATTAGCAGAGATTTGTGCAAAAAAAGGACAACGAGGCCTTGTAGGAAAAGTAGTGATGGATGATCCAGAACAAAATCCTCTCTATTACCGTGATGCTGATACAGAAACAGCTCTTAAAGATACAGAGGAGTTTATCCTTGCCGTACAGGAATTAGCCAAAGATGTGAAGCAAGGTGTCTACCCTGTTGTTACACCTCGCTTTATACCAAGCTGTTCAGACGAAGCGTTGAAAGGACTAGGTGATTTGGCTGCTAAATATGACACTCATATACAGTCCCATTGCAGTGAAAGTGATTGGGCACACCAATATGTAAAAGATAGATTGCAAAAAAATGACGCTTTTGCACTTAATGATTTTGGATTGCTAGGCGAAAAATCAGTTATGGCTCACTGCAATTTCCTTGATGACAACGATGCTGCATTGTTTGCAAGCACCGGCACTGCCATTAGTCATTGTCCATTATCGAACGCATATTTCGCCAACAGTGTCTTACCTTTAAAACGATTTCAAGCAATGGGAATTGATATTGGCCTTGGAACCGATATTTCAGCAGGCGCAACGCCAAGTATTTATGACAATGCAAAGCAAGCAGTCGTCTCGTCTCGCATGCTAGAAGATGGTGTCAGCACTGCACTTTCTGCAGAAGAGCGCGGTGTGCCAGATTCTCGCATTTCCATTCATGAAGCCTTTTATTTAGCTACGGCTGGCGGTGGTGAAAGCTTAAGTCTGCCTATTGGAAAAATAGCAGAAAACTATTCGTGGGACGTTCAAATTATTGATACAAAAGCGCCCGCAGCTAAGCTTCCTATTTTTAATTCAGAGGAAGAATTAGATGATATTTTCCAAAAAATACTATACCTTGTTCGTCCAGAAAACATTAAAGAAGTGTGGGTCCAAGGAGAGAAGGTTCATTCACGTTAG
- a CDS encoding amidohydrolase — translation MGLNIVSDNKNELESHLIDVRRNLHAEPELSNQEIETSKKIKKWLENAGISVLDVPLQTGIIGEVKGQSDGPVVAIRADIDALPINEEAVSSFQSTIPGVMHACGHDFHTAVIIGAAYLLKNRQDRLRGTVRIIFQPAEETGHGAKSIINSGGLNAVEAIFGLHNDPLSEVGVLGVKEGVLTAGVDRFEINIKGKGSHAARPHEGIDPIVIAAEIISRLQAVISRETKPSETAVISVTQIRGGNTWNVIPETVYLEGTVRTFKEDIRETIRKKIERVIKGITETYGAKGELIWHAGPPSVNNDPEWTNFASHIAKTNGYKVVEVEPTSGGEDFSFYQQLIRGAFVNIGVSGEYGLHHPKYTLNEEAILPAAYYFADLAEQALNKIYAENFAKKSS, via the coding sequence TTGGGATTAAATATAGTGAGCGATAATAAGAATGAACTGGAAAGTCATTTAATTGATGTTCGCAGGAATCTTCATGCTGAACCTGAACTTTCTAACCAAGAAATAGAAACTTCCAAGAAGATAAAGAAATGGCTGGAAAACGCAGGGATTTCCGTGCTGGATGTACCATTGCAAACAGGTATCATTGGCGAAGTTAAAGGACAGTCTGATGGGCCGGTTGTTGCTATCAGGGCTGATATTGATGCTTTGCCAATTAATGAGGAAGCTGTCAGCTCATTCCAATCTACTATTCCTGGTGTAATGCATGCATGCGGCCATGATTTCCATACAGCTGTTATAATTGGAGCCGCTTATTTGCTGAAAAACAGGCAGGACAGATTGCGGGGAACAGTCAGAATTATCTTCCAGCCGGCTGAAGAAACTGGCCATGGTGCCAAATCTATTATAAATTCAGGCGGTTTGAACGCAGTGGAGGCAATATTTGGCCTACACAATGACCCGCTTAGTGAGGTCGGTGTCCTTGGTGTAAAGGAAGGCGTGTTAACAGCTGGAGTTGACCGGTTCGAAATTAACATAAAGGGAAAAGGCAGTCATGCTGCAAGACCACATGAAGGTATTGATCCTATCGTAATTGCCGCTGAAATTATTTCAAGATTACAAGCAGTTATAAGCAGAGAAACGAAGCCGAGTGAAACAGCCGTTATCAGCGTCACACAAATCCGCGGCGGCAACACTTGGAATGTAATTCCTGAGACAGTTTACTTAGAAGGCACTGTAAGGACATTTAAGGAAGATATTCGCGAAACGATACGAAAAAAAATCGAGCGAGTCATTAAAGGAATAACAGAAACATATGGCGCAAAAGGGGAACTAATCTGGCATGCTGGCCCGCCATCTGTTAATAATGACCCAGAATGGACCAACTTTGCGAGCCATATTGCAAAAACAAATGGCTATAAAGTAGTCGAAGTTGAACCAACATCAGGAGGAGAGGATTTTTCCTTTTACCAGCAATTAATTCGTGGTGCTTTTGTTAATATCGGCGTATCTGGTGAATATGGTCTCCATCATCCAAAATATACACTGAATGAAGAAGCGATATTGCCGGCGGCTTATTACTTTGCAGATCTTGCAGAACAGGCGTTAAATAAGATTTATGCAGAAAATTTTGCAAAAAAATCTAGCTGA
- a CDS encoding LLM class flavin-dependent oxidoreductase — MTKKKQIQFGVMLHGPGGHMNAWKDESVPADASVNIEYYQSIIKQAEEAGFTFAFVADGLYINEKSIPHFLNRFEPLTILSALATITKNIGLVGTVSTSYSEPFTIARQYASLDKLSGGRAGWNVVTSPLEGSAENYSKADHPHHALRYEIAEEYLQVAKGLWDSWDDDAFVRDRSTGQFFDPEKLHTLNHTGKHFSVKGPLNIERSKQGQPVIFQAGSSEAGKYLAAKDADAVFTNSNSFEQAKAFYDDVKNRAEQLGRSKDDIKIFPGIHPIAGRTIEEAEEKYAAIQNLVSIEEALNYLGRFFDHFDFIAFPLDEPFPEIGDVGANSFRSTTDGIKKLAKENGLSLREVALQVTTPKSAFFGTYEQVADQLIAWIDGGAADGFIYGAPVLGSGLSDWIEHILPILESKGYYNKEYTGTTLRENLGLAYKHSQYEKQPINQK; from the coding sequence ATGACAAAGAAAAAACAAATTCAATTTGGTGTTATGCTGCACGGCCCTGGAGGACATATGAACGCATGGAAAGATGAATCTGTTCCTGCAGACGCTAGTGTAAATATCGAATATTATCAATCTATCATTAAGCAGGCAGAAGAAGCTGGGTTCACGTTCGCTTTTGTTGCTGATGGTCTTTATATTAATGAAAAATCGATTCCTCATTTCTTGAACCGATTTGAGCCGTTGACGATTTTATCTGCGCTTGCCACCATTACTAAAAATATCGGTTTAGTCGGGACAGTATCTACTTCTTATAGTGAACCATTCACGATTGCTCGCCAGTATGCTTCGTTAGATAAGCTGAGCGGCGGCAGAGCAGGCTGGAATGTTGTTACTTCTCCATTAGAAGGATCAGCAGAAAATTACAGTAAAGCAGATCATCCTCACCATGCGTTAAGATACGAAATTGCCGAAGAGTACTTGCAAGTGGCCAAAGGATTGTGGGATTCGTGGGACGATGACGCATTTGTAAGAGACCGCTCAACGGGACAGTTTTTCGATCCAGAAAAATTGCATACCTTAAATCATACCGGCAAGCATTTCTCTGTCAAAGGTCCATTAAATATCGAACGTTCAAAGCAAGGTCAGCCGGTTATTTTTCAAGCTGGCTCATCTGAAGCAGGGAAATACCTTGCTGCAAAGGACGCTGATGCTGTTTTTACTAATTCGAATTCATTTGAACAAGCTAAGGCTTTTTATGATGACGTCAAAAATCGGGCAGAGCAGCTTGGCAGAAGCAAGGATGACATCAAAATCTTCCCTGGCATCCACCCGATTGCAGGCAGAACTATTGAAGAGGCGGAAGAAAAATATGCAGCTATTCAAAATCTTGTATCCATAGAAGAAGCATTAAATTACTTAGGAAGATTCTTTGACCATTTCGATTTCATTGCCTTTCCTCTTGATGAGCCTTTTCCTGAAATTGGGGATGTCGGTGCAAACAGCTTCCGTTCTACAACAGACGGCATCAAAAAACTGGCGAAGGAAAATGGCCTATCATTAAGAGAGGTTGCCCTGCAAGTAACAACCCCGAAAAGCGCTTTTTTTGGAACATATGAGCAAGTGGCAGACCAGCTGATTGCTTGGATTGACGGTGGTGCTGCAGATGGCTTCATATACGGTGCCCCAGTGCTTGGCAGCGGTTTGTCTGATTGGATTGAACACATCCTGCCAATTTTGGAAAGCAAGGGCTATTACAATAAGGAGTATACTGGTACAACGCTCCGCGAGAATTTAGGTTTAGCATACAAGCATAGCCAATACGAAAAACAGCCAATTAATCAAAAATAA
- a CDS encoding ABC transporter substrate-binding protein, with protein sequence MKKTKYKWLSLLLVVFVMAGCSNNTGTTSSSDKTDNEVQDGGTLNIAFQSEPTTLDPQITGNSSVKDATRSIYEKLVILDDSGNVVPDLAEKIDVSENKKVYTFQLRKGVKFHNDQEMSADDVEASINRWIKLSSLGKTNFIGAIVKKTGDYTVELHLKTPNVNTLALLADPIPAAVIMPKEIIENAPDEGATEYIGTGPYKVKEWKQNQYLVLEKFADYSSDGRELKKEPHLDEIKISFITDESTRISGLTTGQFDIALGISSDNAQQVEGAQTATLESAPGGFLGLFYNSQEGFFKDLNARKAVNAVINAEDILSSSYGSSDFYELTSSIVNKQFPNYYSEAGSSEYNQHDQDKAKQYLKEAGYKGEEIKILTSRDYQDQYNTAVVVQQELEDIGVNVKLEVYDWATFGEKLTDTSSWDLYPVDWAARSTIFQGFWTSYGAPVEESTKYLEAIKAADNVEDARPAIDAAQKYVWDTLPFTLIGHKVALNAVTNKVDGYEFNLGPVFYNISLKNN encoded by the coding sequence TTGAAAAAAACAAAGTACAAATGGCTGTCATTATTACTTGTTGTATTCGTAATGGCTGGTTGCAGCAACAATACTGGCACAACAAGCAGTTCTGACAAAACGGACAATGAAGTTCAAGATGGAGGAACGTTGAATATCGCTTTTCAAAGTGAGCCTACCACACTTGATCCGCAAATCACCGGTAACTCTTCCGTAAAGGATGCAACAAGGAGTATCTATGAAAAGCTCGTTATTCTTGATGACAGCGGCAATGTTGTACCAGATTTAGCCGAAAAAATTGATGTAAGTGAAAATAAGAAAGTATATACATTCCAGTTGCGTAAAGGCGTAAAGTTTCATAATGACCAAGAAATGTCGGCAGATGATGTAGAAGCGTCTATTAATAGATGGATTAAGCTTTCTTCTCTCGGCAAAACAAACTTTATTGGAGCAATCGTTAAAAAAACAGGCGATTATACAGTGGAGCTCCATTTAAAAACACCTAATGTAAATACGCTTGCACTGCTCGCCGATCCAATTCCCGCAGCCGTTATTATGCCTAAAGAAATTATTGAAAATGCGCCAGATGAAGGGGCAACAGAATATATAGGAACAGGACCATACAAAGTGAAGGAATGGAAACAAAATCAATATTTAGTTTTAGAAAAATTTGCTGACTACTCTTCAGATGGCAGAGAACTAAAAAAAGAACCACATCTAGATGAAATTAAAATCAGTTTTATTACCGATGAATCTACAAGAATCTCTGGATTGACGACTGGACAATTTGATATTGCATTAGGAATATCCAGTGATAATGCACAGCAAGTCGAAGGGGCACAGACTGCTACCCTTGAATCAGCGCCTGGCGGTTTCTTAGGTCTTTTTTATAATTCACAAGAAGGATTTTTCAAAGACTTAAACGCAAGAAAAGCAGTCAATGCGGTCATAAATGCTGAAGACATCCTGTCCAGCTCTTATGGAAGTTCTGATTTCTATGAGTTAACTTCTTCTATTGTTAATAAGCAATTCCCGAACTATTACAGTGAAGCTGGCAGTTCAGAATATAATCAGCATGATCAAGATAAAGCAAAGCAATATTTGAAAGAAGCTGGCTATAAAGGCGAAGAAATCAAGATTTTGACTTCCCGTGACTATCAGGACCAATATAATACCGCTGTGGTTGTCCAACAGGAATTAGAGGATATTGGTGTCAATGTAAAACTGGAAGTATATGATTGGGCAACATTCGGTGAAAAATTAACGGATACAAGTAGCTGGGATCTTTACCCTGTTGATTGGGCTGCACGCTCCACGATTTTCCAAGGCTTTTGGACTTCATATGGTGCGCCTGTTGAAGAATCAACTAAATATTTAGAAGCTATTAAGGCTGCTGACAATGTGGAGGACGCCAGACCTGCGATTGATGCTGCCCAAAAGTATGTGTGGGATACACTGCCATTTACTTTAATTGGACATAAAGTTGCCTTAAATGCTGTTACCAATAAAGTAGACGGCTATGAGTTCAATCTTGGACCTGTCTTTTATAATATCAGTCTAAAAAACAATTAA
- a CDS encoding ABC transporter permease, with translation MGGYIIRRLLSLIPVLLVVAVVVFLIIHITPGNPAMIILGEGATPEQIAELNQKLGLDKPLLAQFFIWLTNIAQGDLGTSYFLGKPVLTAFLENAGPTLSLAVLSQLIGVSIALLFGITAAKNQGRVKDDLISGTSLIGISIPSFLLGSFLIMIFAVQLKILPVSGYAPLSQGIWEHLKYLILPSITLGTIQAALITRMTRSSLLDTLSENFIKTAKAKGVSEKAILLKHTLRVAFLPILTVIGESFAGLVTGAAVTESLFNIPGLGQLIVSSINRRDYAVIQGAVLMITVVYVLMNLLVDLLYAVIDPRVRNSYQV, from the coding sequence ATGGGCGGATATATTATAAGACGGCTTTTGTCACTCATTCCCGTACTGTTAGTCGTTGCTGTCGTTGTTTTTCTAATCATCCATATAACGCCAGGTAACCCTGCCATGATTATTTTAGGAGAAGGTGCAACTCCTGAGCAAATAGCAGAACTTAATCAAAAACTCGGTCTTGATAAACCGTTGTTGGCTCAATTTTTCATTTGGCTCACTAATATCGCACAAGGTGATCTTGGCACTTCTTATTTTCTCGGAAAGCCAGTTCTTACAGCATTTTTGGAAAATGCCGGTCCGACGCTTTCTCTCGCTGTTCTTTCCCAACTTATCGGTGTCAGCATCGCCCTTTTATTTGGGATAACTGCAGCTAAAAACCAAGGACGGGTTAAAGATGATTTGATTTCCGGAACTAGTTTAATCGGAATTTCGATACCTAGCTTTCTATTAGGCTCATTTCTGATTATGATTTTTGCGGTTCAGCTGAAAATCCTGCCAGTATCAGGCTATGCTCCTTTAAGTCAAGGAATCTGGGAGCATCTAAAGTATCTTATTTTGCCTTCGATAACTCTTGGAACGATTCAAGCCGCACTTATTACGAGAATGACAAGGTCCTCCCTTCTTGATACTTTATCGGAAAATTTCATCAAGACAGCAAAGGCGAAAGGTGTCAGTGAAAAGGCCATTTTGTTAAAGCATACTCTGAGGGTCGCCTTTCTCCCGATTTTAACTGTGATTGGCGAATCCTTCGCAGGGCTTGTCACTGGAGCTGCTGTTACCGAATCACTATTTAATATTCCCGGTCTTGGCCAGCTGATTGTCTCGTCCATTAATCGCCGTGATTATGCAGTCATACAAGGAGCTGTGTTGATGATAACAGTTGTCTATGTACTGATGAACCTGCTCGTTGATTTGTTATATGCCGTAATTGATCCACGGGTTCGGAATTCTTATCAAGTCTAA
- a CDS encoding ABC transporter permease: protein MSETTKVLVNKPLTSRKTVKKKSRFFSNRLLLTGSILLTITTLIGVFASFVSPYEILEIDPKNRLAAPSNAHWFGTDNFGRDVFSRTMYGVRISLMIGVTVTLIASGIGLTVGLLASYYKLLDHIFMRICDGLFAFPSILLAIAIMSALGPKSINVIIALVLVFIPSIARIVRAAALVVKEKVFIEALQAQGASSLRILFLHIAPNILAPLIVQVTFVFAVTILTEASLSFLGAGIPAPLPSLGNMLYDGKLAIYNAWWMTVFPGLFIILIVLGLNLFGDGLRDHLDPKSKQTVRRRKRK from the coding sequence ATGTCAGAAACCACGAAAGTACTAGTTAATAAGCCATTAACCAGCAGAAAAACAGTCAAAAAAAAGAGCCGGTTTTTTTCCAACAGATTGCTGCTTACGGGAAGTATTCTGCTAACTATAACTACTCTAATAGGAGTGTTCGCCTCTTTTGTTTCTCCGTACGAGATTTTAGAAATCGACCCAAAAAACCGCTTAGCTGCACCGTCTAATGCCCATTGGTTTGGGACCGATAATTTTGGAAGAGATGTGTTCAGCAGGACGATGTACGGTGTTCGAATCTCCTTAATGATTGGAGTAACTGTAACCTTAATCGCTTCTGGTATTGGTCTGACTGTCGGGCTGCTAGCTTCCTATTACAAGCTGCTCGATCATATTTTTATGCGGATATGTGACGGGTTGTTTGCTTTTCCGTCTATTCTGCTGGCGATTGCGATTATGTCTGCCCTTGGACCCAAATCAATTAATGTTATCATCGCCCTTGTTCTTGTCTTCATCCCTTCTATAGCAAGGATTGTCAGGGCTGCTGCCTTAGTTGTGAAGGAAAAGGTTTTTATTGAGGCATTACAAGCACAAGGAGCGAGTTCATTGCGAATTCTCTTTTTGCATATTGCTCCAAATATCCTTGCTCCGCTCATTGTACAAGTGACATTTGTCTTTGCTGTCACTATTTTAACGGAAGCATCACTCAGCTTTCTTGGTGCTGGTATTCCTGCTCCCCTGCCAAGCCTCGGCAATATGCTTTATGATGGGAAGCTTGCTATATACAATGCTTGGTGGATGACCGTATTTCCCGGCCTGTTCATCATACTAATCGTGCTTGGACTCAACCTGTTCGGTGATGGCTTACGAGATCATCTTGATCCAAAAAGCAAACAAACTGTGAGGAGGAGGAAAAGAAAATGA
- a CDS encoding ABC transporter ATP-binding protein encodes MSQVLPLLKIEDLQVDFATHQGEVSAIDGVSFELEEGEILGVVGESGCGKSVTAEAILQLLDEDSTFYNGKIMFNGENLLEYDKKKMEKLRGNDIAMIFQDPMSSLNPVMPIGKQIAESIRIHQSATKKEAYQKAVELLKLTGIPSPEQRAKEYPHELSGGMRQRVMIAMALSCQPKLLIADEPTTALDVTIQAQILELITSFQKQLNMGIILITHDFGVIANMCTKVAVMYLGQVIEETDVQTLFKQPFHPYTIGLMKSVPQIEGERVDYLHSIAGTVPSLFQIPKGCRFAPRCKYATSRCESKMPLLETVAKNHRVRCWHYDEVKKGDTLYAD; translated from the coding sequence ATGAGCCAGGTGCTGCCATTGCTTAAAATCGAGGACTTGCAAGTGGACTTTGCCACACATCAAGGAGAGGTCTCGGCTATTGACGGTGTTTCATTCGAACTGGAGGAAGGTGAAATATTAGGTGTTGTCGGGGAATCCGGCTGCGGAAAAAGCGTGACAGCAGAAGCCATACTCCAGCTGCTCGATGAAGACAGCACCTTTTATAATGGAAAGATTATGTTTAACGGGGAAAACCTTTTGGAGTATGACAAGAAAAAGATGGAGAAGCTGCGCGGCAATGATATTGCGATGATATTTCAAGATCCCATGTCCTCACTGAATCCTGTAATGCCTATCGGCAAGCAAATCGCAGAATCAATTCGGATTCATCAATCTGCCACAAAAAAAGAGGCATACCAAAAAGCTGTCGAACTGCTGAAGCTCACTGGAATCCCTTCCCCTGAACAAAGGGCAAAGGAATACCCTCATGAACTTTCCGGCGGGATGCGGCAGCGGGTTATGATTGCCATGGCGTTATCATGCCAGCCTAAGCTGTTGATTGCTGATGAGCCGACAACTGCATTGGATGTAACTATTCAGGCACAAATTCTTGAATTAATTACTTCTTTTCAGAAACAGCTGAATATGGGGATTATCCTCATAACCCACGACTTTGGTGTGATTGCCAATATGTGTACAAAAGTCGCTGTGATGTATTTAGGGCAGGTAATTGAAGAAACAGATGTGCAGACTCTTTTCAAACAGCCCTTTCATCCTTATACAATTGGTTTAATGAAGTCTGTGCCTCAAATTGAGGGTGAACGAGTTGATTATTTACACAGCATTGCGGGCACTGTTCCTTCCCTGTTTCAAATTCCAAAAGGCTGCCGGTTCGCACCGCGATGCAAGTATGCAACAAGCAGATGCGAAAGTAAAATGCCTCTTTTAGAAACAGTCGCAAAAAACCACCGTGTCCGCTGCTGGCATTATGATGAGGTAAAGAAAGGAGACACACTGTATGCAGACTGA
- a CDS encoding dipeptide ABC transporter ATP-binding protein, protein MQTEQTLNRGKPILQVKNLQKYYPVRTSLGKTKAFIKAVEDLSFDIYEGETFGLVGESGCGKSTAGRTLLKLVEPTNGEVLYRNKDIFKLKKSALKYVRKELQMIFQDPHTSLDPRKKVGYSIEESLAIYKIGAKQERKNLALEILKKVGFNEEHYSRYPHEFSGGQRQRIGIARSLVLEPKLIICDEPVSALDVSIQAQIVNLLKSLQKELNLSYLFISHDLSVVRHIADKVGVMYLGNLVEQAPTEELFTDPLHPYTKSLISAVPLLNPESKREKMVIKGEIPSPLNPPSGCVFHTRCPVAFDRCKTEVPKNIQVQTERTVKCHLYEG, encoded by the coding sequence ATGCAGACTGAGCAAACCTTAAACAGAGGAAAACCGATCCTTCAAGTGAAAAATTTGCAGAAATATTATCCTGTGAGAACTTCGTTAGGAAAAACAAAAGCCTTTATTAAAGCAGTCGAAGACCTTTCTTTTGACATTTACGAGGGTGAAACGTTCGGATTAGTAGGTGAGTCAGGCTGTGGAAAAAGCACTGCAGGAAGAACGCTCTTAAAGCTTGTCGAGCCGACAAATGGCGAGGTGCTTTATCGGAATAAAGATATTTTCAAGCTGAAAAAATCCGCTTTAAAATATGTGCGCAAAGAGCTGCAAATGATTTTTCAGGATCCTCATACCTCATTGGATCCACGAAAAAAAGTCGGCTATTCTATTGAGGAATCACTGGCGATTTATAAGATAGGAGCAAAGCAGGAACGAAAGAACCTAGCATTAGAGATATTAAAAAAGGTGGGATTTAATGAAGAACATTACAGTCGGTATCCACATGAATTCTCCGGCGGCCAAAGACAGCGTATTGGTATTGCCCGGTCGCTAGTCCTTGAGCCAAAGTTAATCATTTGTGATGAGCCAGTTTCCGCCTTAGATGTTTCTATCCAGGCACAAATTGTTAATCTGTTAAAAAGCCTGCAAAAAGAGCTGAACTTGTCCTATTTATTTATCTCTCATGATCTTAGTGTTGTCAGACATATCGCAGATAAAGTTGGAGTTATGTACTTAGGCAACCTTGTCGAACAAGCTCCTACAGAGGAATTATTTACAGACCCATTGCACCCATATACTAAATCATTAATTTCAGCAGTCCCACTGTTAAATCCAGAGAGCAAACGAGAAAAAATGGTGATAAAGGGAGAGATCCCCTCCCCTCTTAATCCGCCGTCAGGCTGTGTATTTCACACTAGATGCCCAGTCGCCTTCGATCGCTGCAAAACAGAAGTACCGAAAAATATACAGGTACAAACGGAACGGACTGTGAAATGTCATTTGTACGAAGGATAA